A window of Candidatus Jettenia caeni contains these coding sequences:
- a CDS encoding RNA-metabolising metallo-beta-lactamase, giving the protein MKIKFIGAARTVTGSCYSVQTKEANILIDCGLFQGTRDHEKRNMKPFPFEPSEVQYLLLTHAHLDHSGLIPKLVKDGFRGKILATSATMDLGSILLLDSAHIQELDAAWENKKRIRSGKSLIRPMYTVQEATESLAYFQAVAYNEIRDLSNGIKARFRDAGHILGSAVVELWIKDDDAEEKKLIFSGDLGQKDLPFIKDPTPIEEGDFVFIESTYGNRKHKGIQETINEFAGAIAESLKRGGNVIIPSFAVGRTQDILYILNRLSGEGKLDHLQVFVDSPMALQATRVMLKHPECMDSETLELVKKGYKSTLNLRFTETVEDSMGINKVKSAAIIISSSGMCEAGRIRHHLKHNLWRPECSVIFVGYQAEGTLGRKIIEGAKRVKIFGEEIAVNARIYTIGGLSAHADRDELIDWLGKFKKKPKRVFVIHGEEETSLGFAETIRKQLNLDTFVPNSLEQIQI; this is encoded by the coding sequence ATGAAGATTAAATTTATTGGTGCGGCAAGGACAGTTACCGGCTCATGTTACTCTGTTCAAACAAAGGAAGCCAACATCCTTATCGATTGTGGTCTCTTCCAGGGCACGAGAGATCACGAGAAAAGGAATATGAAGCCTTTCCCGTTTGAGCCATCGGAAGTTCAGTACCTGTTACTGACCCATGCACATTTGGATCATTCGGGCCTTATTCCAAAACTGGTAAAAGACGGCTTTCGGGGTAAGATTCTTGCTACCAGCGCCACGATGGATTTAGGCAGTATTCTCTTATTGGATTCAGCCCATATCCAGGAACTTGATGCGGCGTGGGAAAATAAGAAGCGCATCAGGTCTGGAAAATCTCTTATCAGACCGATGTATACTGTTCAGGAAGCCACTGAAAGTCTTGCCTATTTTCAGGCTGTAGCCTACAACGAGATACGGGATTTGAGTAACGGTATTAAGGCGAGGTTCCGGGATGCGGGCCATATCCTGGGCTCTGCTGTTGTTGAGCTATGGATAAAGGATGATGATGCAGAGGAAAAAAAGCTCATTTTCTCCGGTGACCTTGGACAAAAGGATTTACCCTTCATTAAAGATCCGACACCTATTGAAGAAGGGGATTTTGTCTTTATAGAATCGACCTATGGCAACCGAAAGCACAAAGGTATACAGGAAACGATCAATGAATTTGCCGGGGCAATTGCAGAATCATTGAAAAGGGGCGGTAACGTGATTATCCCTTCCTTTGCAGTCGGCCGTACTCAGGATATTTTGTATATTTTGAACCGATTATCGGGAGAAGGGAAGCTCGATCATCTTCAGGTTTTTGTAGACAGCCCTATGGCGTTGCAGGCTACCCGTGTCATGCTAAAACACCCGGAATGTATGGACAGTGAGACCTTAGAACTGGTGAAGAAAGGATACAAGAGTACGCTCAATTTGAGATTTACAGAGACCGTTGAGGATTCGATGGGGATCAATAAAGTGAAGAGCGCCGCTATTATCATATCTTCCAGCGGGATGTGTGAAGCTGGTCGCATTCGTCATCATCTCAAACATAACCTGTGGCGTCCGGAATGTAGTGTTATCTTTGTAGGATACCAGGCAGAAGGAACCTTAGGACGTAAAATTATTGAAGGGGCAAAGAGGGTAAAGATATTTGGTGAAGAGATTGCCGTGAATGCCAGAATTTATACCATCGGAGGTCTTTCAGCTCATGCTGATCGTGATGAGCTTATAGATTGGCTTGGAAAATTCAAAAAGAAGCCAAAGCGTGTTTTTGTAATACACGGTGAGGAGGAAACATCCCTCGGCTTTGCAGAAACCATAAGAAAACAGTTAAACCTCGATACCTTTGTGCCAAATAGCCTGGAACAAATTCAAATCTAA
- a CDS encoding isocitrate dehydrogenase, whose protein sequence is MKIMKRIRGGRTLSKKKSNFTSGTAIQIEKNRFIVPDNPIIPFIRGDGTGPDIWNASVRVFDAAVSKTYKDKKRIYWQEIFAGEHAFKEYGEWLPKDTLNAIKKYKIAIKGPLTTPVGGGIRSLNVTLRQELDLYACVRPVRYFDGVPSPVKSPEKLDVVIFRENTEDVYAGIEYKKGSPEAKKLIAFLEKELGKKVRKDSGIGIKPMSVTGSKRLIRRAIQYAIDKRRKSVTLMHKGNIMKFTEGAFREWGYELAKEEFSRYVITEEAVQEKHKGVVPKGKIVIKDRIADAMFQQVLLRPEEYEVIATPNLNGDYISDACAAQVGGLGMAPGANIGDKAAIFEATHGTAPKYAGQDKVNPGSVILSGIMMLEHLGWDKAATMIVKALETTIQKKTVTYDLERQMEGARLVKCSEFADEIIKNME, encoded by the coding sequence ATGAAGATCATGAAAAGGATAAGAGGAGGCAGGACGTTGTCTAAAAAGAAGAGTAATTTTACGAGTGGCACAGCAATACAAATAGAGAAGAACCGTTTCATAGTGCCCGATAACCCTATTATTCCCTTTATAAGAGGAGACGGAACCGGTCCTGACATCTGGAATGCATCTGTCCGGGTATTCGATGCTGCGGTGAGTAAGACCTATAAGGACAAAAAGCGTATTTATTGGCAAGAGATTTTTGCGGGTGAACATGCCTTCAAAGAATATGGGGAATGGCTTCCGAAAGATACCCTTAACGCCATTAAGAAATATAAAATTGCTATCAAGGGACCACTCACCACACCTGTTGGAGGCGGCATCAGAAGCCTGAATGTAACCCTCAGGCAAGAGCTTGATTTGTATGCCTGCGTCCGTCCCGTCCGTTATTTCGATGGCGTACCGAGTCCGGTAAAATCACCTGAAAAATTGGATGTTGTTATTTTCCGGGAAAATACGGAGGATGTGTACGCAGGGATTGAATATAAAAAAGGCTCTCCCGAAGCAAAGAAACTCATCGCTTTCCTGGAAAAGGAACTTGGGAAAAAGGTCCGGAAAGACTCAGGCATTGGTATTAAGCCCATGAGCGTAACCGGCTCAAAAAGATTAATAAGGCGCGCCATACAATATGCAATTGATAAGAGGCGGAAGAGTGTGACCCTTATGCACAAGGGAAACATTATGAAATTTACCGAAGGCGCCTTCCGTGAATGGGGTTATGAATTGGCGAAAGAGGAATTCTCCCGATATGTTATAACAGAAGAGGCTGTTCAGGAAAAGCACAAGGGCGTTGTACCAAAGGGCAAGATCGTTATAAAAGACAGAATCGCCGATGCTATGTTCCAGCAGGTGCTCTTAAGACCTGAGGAGTATGAGGTAATTGCTACACCGAATCTCAACGGCGATTACATCTCTGATGCCTGCGCAGCGCAGGTGGGCGGACTGGGTATGGCCCCTGGCGCTAATATTGGCGATAAAGCCGCCATTTTTGAAGCCACTCACGGCACTGCCCCAAAATATGCAGGACAAGATAAGGTTAATCCCGGCTCGGTTATTTTATCAGGGATTATGATGCTTGAGCATCTGGGATGGGATAAGGCGGCAACTATGATTGTAAAGGCGTTAGAAACAACGATTCAGAAAAAGACGGTAACATACGACCTCGAACGCCAGATGGAAGGCGCCAGATTAGTGAAATGCTCCGAGTTTGCGGATGAAATAATAAAGAATATGGAATGA
- a CDS encoding malate dehydrogenase: protein MSRKKITVIGAGNVGATTAQRLVEKELGNVVLVDILQDMPQGKALDILESGPVYSYDSEIIGTNGYEETKDSDIAIITSGVARKPGMSRDDLLKINTGIVKGVAENIAKSSPNAILIVVSNPLDAMTYVAHKVSRFPKHRIMGMAGVLDAARFSTFLAMELKVSVENIQAFVLGGHGDTMVPSTRYTTVAGVPVEELLPKERLNAIVKRTRDGGAEIVSLLKTGSAFYAPSAAVVEMVEAILKDKKKIVPCAALCEGEYNIDGLFVGVPVKLGAKGIEQIFEIALNDEESAALKRSADAVKVLCEQVDTLL from the coding sequence ATGTCGAGAAAGAAGATAACTGTTATTGGCGCTGGAAATGTGGGCGCTACAACAGCGCAGCGTTTGGTTGAAAAAGAGTTGGGTAATGTGGTGCTGGTGGACATTCTCCAGGATATGCCACAGGGAAAAGCCCTGGATATCCTGGAATCAGGACCTGTCTACTCCTATGATTCAGAAATTATCGGTACAAACGGATATGAAGAAACGAAGGATTCTGATATTGCCATCATTACATCAGGTGTAGCAAGGAAACCCGGCATGAGCAGGGATGACCTGCTGAAGATCAATACGGGTATTGTAAAAGGGGTGGCAGAAAATATTGCGAAAAGCTCGCCCAACGCTATCCTGATTGTCGTATCTAATCCCCTGGACGCCATGACCTATGTGGCTCATAAGGTGAGCCGTTTCCCGAAACACCGTATCATGGGTATGGCGGGCGTATTGGATGCCGCCCGTTTCAGTACCTTTCTTGCAATGGAGCTTAAGGTATCCGTCGAGAACATTCAGGCCTTTGTACTGGGTGGACACGGGGATACCATGGTCCCTTCCACCCGATATACCACGGTTGCAGGCGTCCCGGTAGAAGAATTACTGCCCAAAGAACGCCTGAATGCCATAGTAAAACGTACGAGGGATGGTGGCGCTGAAATTGTTAGTCTGCTCAAGACAGGGAGCGCCTTTTATGCCCCATCAGCAGCAGTCGTAGAAATGGTTGAGGCAATACTCAAGGATAAGAAAAAGATAGTGCCCTGTGCCGCCTTATGTGAGGGCGAATACAATATCGATGGACTCTTTGTAGGTGTACCGGTAAAACTTGGCGCAAAAGGCATTGAACAGATCTTTGAGATCGCGTTAAACGATGAAGAATCAGCCGCCTTAAAACGATCAGCCGATGCCGTAAAAGTATTATGTGAACAGGTAGATACCTTATTATAG
- a CDS encoding orotate phosphoribosyltransferase yields MNLIKAEKRLLEILLMKSFKYSEEPIFKLVSGRMSNYYINCKTTTLDPEAMLLIGHLFYHKVKDLHVNALGGLTLGADPIAFATAMVSGMQDDAINAFVVRKKAKEHGLMKWIEGNVREGDRVVIVDDVVTTGQSTIEAIHRARESNLNPIKAIALVDRQEGGRENIEAKDIPFESVFTRDDLMNLYKKR; encoded by the coding sequence ATGAACCTGATTAAAGCCGAAAAACGATTACTGGAAATCCTTCTCATGAAATCTTTCAAATACAGTGAAGAACCTATCTTTAAACTGGTATCAGGAAGGATGAGCAACTATTATATTAATTGCAAGACAACAACGTTGGACCCTGAGGCCATGCTGTTGATTGGACACCTCTTTTACCATAAGGTCAAAGACCTCCATGTTAACGCTCTTGGCGGTTTAACCTTGGGCGCCGACCCCATTGCCTTTGCTACAGCAATGGTTAGTGGCATGCAGGATGACGCTATTAATGCCTTTGTCGTAAGAAAAAAGGCAAAGGAGCACGGATTAATGAAGTGGATTGAGGGGAACGTGCGGGAAGGTGACCGGGTTGTGATTGTAGACGATGTAGTTACCACAGGTCAATCCACCATAGAAGCTATACACCGTGCCAGGGAATCAAATCTGAATCCCATTAAAGCCATTGCCCTGGTAGACCGGCAGGAAGGCGGGCGAGAGAATATCGAGGCAAAAGATATTCCCTTCGAGTCTGTCTTTACCAGAGATGATTTAATGAATCTTTATAAAAAACGTTAG
- a CDS encoding putative succinate dehydrogenase membrane subunit, with protein MQKLKEGFKDLIKNRYPGMYAFWIHRITGIAVTLFLFLHIWTLSYVFRGKTAYDYAISKFDTTFGYIFQYVLLLAVAIHLLNGIRITIVDFWHLTRLQKKLLWISFFIFLIIAIIGIFTIIL; from the coding sequence ATGCAAAAATTAAAGGAAGGCTTTAAAGACCTTATTAAGAACAGGTATCCAGGCATGTATGCCTTCTGGATCCACCGGATTACCGGAATAGCGGTCACACTATTCCTTTTTTTACACATCTGGACATTGAGCTATGTCTTCCGGGGCAAAACCGCTTATGATTATGCGATTAGCAAATTTGATACAACATTCGGATATATTTTTCAATATGTATTACTCCTGGCAGTAGCTATACATCTGCTGAACGGAATAAGGATTACCATAGTCGATTTCTGGCATCTTACCCGTTTACAAAAGAAATTATTATGGATATCATTTTTCATTTTTCTCATAATTGCGATTATAGGGATTTTTACCATAATTCTGTAA
- a CDS encoding putative succinate dehydrogenase flavoprotein subunit codes for MIYHDAIVVGGGLAGLRAAIELNRHNIKVAIISKVHPVRSHSVAAQGGINAALGNHPRGVYDTWEKHAFDTVKGSDYLADQNAVIRMTKEAAERIYEMEHWGCPFSRTIEGKIAQRPFGGAGFPRACYASDTTGQALLHTLYQQIIKYKQEAEREEMVMYQEWLVTDLVIEDGVCVGVIAWDIVSGRLEVLQAGAVIFATGGVGRIYGCSTNALINTGMGMAVPYWAGAPLKDMEFIQFHPTTLLGKNILITEGCRGEGGFLLNNKGERFLAKYSDSVNAMEIAPRDILSRNIIREIMAGSGIDNSYVHLDLRHLGEEKIQQRLPGIRKICREFTGMDPVTDLIPIQPGQHYTMGGIDCTIECETSIKGLYAAGEAACVSVHGANRLGGNSLLDTIVFGAIAGKNAVHYLQDLKGRKCETALKDTLKRTEQRFNALCKPEGNEIPADIKVALNKVMDSKVGIFRNASALQEALYEVKALSDRYNRITLHYTGKRVNLSLAWALELKGSLDVAEAVIASALAREESRGSHFRTDFPKRDDTGWLKHTVAHFTPEGVKLDYKPVNIGPFEPKERKY; via the coding sequence ATGATTTATCATGATGCCATTGTGGTCGGCGGAGGTCTCGCTGGTTTAAGGGCAGCTATTGAACTCAATCGCCATAATATCAAGGTTGCCATTATTTCAAAAGTACATCCCGTCAGGTCGCATTCCGTTGCTGCGCAGGGAGGCATTAACGCCGCACTGGGGAATCACCCGCGTGGTGTTTATGATACCTGGGAAAAACATGCCTTTGATACGGTAAAGGGAAGCGATTACCTGGCAGACCAGAATGCCGTCATCCGTATGACCAAAGAAGCTGCTGAACGTATCTACGAAATGGAACACTGGGGTTGCCCTTTTAGCCGTACCATTGAAGGAAAGATTGCCCAGAGACCCTTTGGCGGCGCTGGTTTTCCGCGCGCCTGCTATGCATCGGACACAACAGGCCAGGCCCTTCTGCATACCCTGTATCAGCAAATTATTAAATATAAACAAGAGGCCGAACGGGAGGAGATGGTAATGTATCAGGAATGGCTCGTGACGGACCTCGTAATCGAAGATGGTGTTTGTGTGGGTGTGATCGCATGGGATATTGTCAGCGGACGATTAGAGGTGTTGCAGGCCGGGGCAGTGATCTTCGCCACAGGAGGCGTTGGCCGTATATACGGATGCAGTACCAATGCCCTGATTAATACCGGTATGGGTATGGCTGTGCCGTATTGGGCGGGAGCGCCGCTTAAAGATATGGAGTTTATCCAGTTTCATCCAACAACCCTGTTGGGCAAAAATATCCTGATTACCGAGGGATGCCGTGGTGAAGGCGGTTTTTTGCTCAACAACAAGGGTGAACGCTTTTTGGCAAAATACAGCGATTCAGTAAATGCTATGGAAATAGCCCCCAGAGATATTCTTTCACGAAATATTATCCGCGAGATCATGGCAGGCAGCGGTATTGACAATAGCTACGTTCACCTTGACTTAAGACATCTGGGAGAAGAAAAGATTCAGCAAAGATTGCCCGGAATACGGAAGATTTGCAGAGAATTTACCGGTATGGATCCAGTCACAGATCTTATTCCCATTCAACCAGGCCAACACTACACCATGGGCGGAATTGATTGTACTATTGAATGTGAGACGAGTATAAAAGGATTGTATGCAGCAGGCGAGGCGGCATGCGTGAGTGTACACGGAGCGAACCGGTTAGGCGGCAACTCGCTCCTTGATACCATTGTCTTCGGCGCCATCGCAGGTAAAAATGCCGTTCATTACCTGCAGGACTTAAAAGGCAGGAAATGTGAAACGGCTCTCAAAGACACCCTGAAACGCACAGAGCAAAGGTTCAATGCATTATGTAAACCAGAAGGGAATGAAATACCTGCTGATATCAAGGTGGCTCTCAATAAGGTTATGGACAGCAAGGTTGGTATCTTCCGTAATGCATCTGCCTTACAAGAAGCATTGTATGAAGTAAAAGCCTTAAGCGACAGATACAACCGAATCACATTGCATTATACCGGTAAACGGGTGAACCTCAGTCTTGCATGGGCATTGGAGCTGAAGGGCAGCCTGGATGTGGCGGAGGCCGTCATCGCCAGCGCATTAGCCCGAGAGGAAAGCCGCGGTTCTCACTTCCGTACCGATTTTCCCAAAAGGGACGATACCGGATGGCTGAAACATACCGTAGCCCATTTTACCCCTGAAGGCGTGAAATTAGACTATAAACCCGTAAATATCGGACCCTTTGAACCGAAAGAAAGGAAGTATTAA
- a CDS encoding pilus subunit — protein sequence MRKFLHFLKGEEGITVIEYGILAAIIAVGIVAAVTVLNSKMKTAFEGLGEKMVDPTK from the coding sequence GTGAGGAAATTCTTACATTTCTTAAAGGGTGAAGAAGGTATTACCGTTATTGAGTATGGTATACTCGCTGCTATTATTGCTGTAGGTATTGTTGCTGCTGTTACAGTTCTTAACTCAAAAATGAAAACTGCATTTGAGGGTCTCGGAGAGAAAATGGTAGATCCTACCAAGTAA
- a CDS encoding peptidase: protein MDLIEIIPLASLVIMLFIAAFYDIRSHRIPNWLTFPAVAAGIAFYTCTKGIPGLIFSVEGMFLGIAFFMPFYLAAGMGAGDVKLMGAVGGLIGMKGVFMAFLGTALIGGIYAMILLAFHGYLMETLKRYGTILKVFVLTGRFTYLPPEKKEKMPVMAYGVAIALGTLFSVARVVAMEKW, encoded by the coding sequence ATGGATCTCATTGAGATAATCCCCCTTGCATCCTTAGTTATCATGTTGTTCATTGCTGCATTCTATGATATCCGCTCTCACAGGATACCGAACTGGTTAACATTCCCTGCTGTGGCAGCAGGAATTGCATTTTATACCTGTACAAAAGGAATTCCTGGGCTTATTTTCAGTGTAGAGGGCATGTTTTTGGGGATCGCCTTTTTCATGCCTTTTTACCTTGCTGCAGGTATGGGGGCAGGCGATGTAAAACTTATGGGCGCTGTGGGTGGATTAATCGGGATGAAGGGGGTATTCATGGCCTTCCTTGGTACAGCTTTGATTGGGGGTATTTATGCCATGATACTCCTTGCATTCCATGGGTATCTCATGGAGACACTCAAACGATACGGAACAATCCTGAAGGTATTTGTGCTCACGGGAAGGTTTACGTATCTCCCTCCGGAGAAAAAAGAGAAGATGCCTGTGATGGCCTATGGGGTGGCGATTGCCCTGGGCACGCTGTTCTCCGTTGCCAGGGTTGTTGCCATGGAGAAATGGTAG
- a CDS encoding pilus assembly protein has translation MKPVLMFSLAISIALFVALLSYSQLQKKTKAQTKPSSTVPVAVATLDLPWCTPLDKSMIKFVPFLKESLPAGYFSDPSAIEGRVLLYPVKANEPIFESRLAPTTIKTGGVAAVVTPQKRAMSVKVDKVIGISGFIHPGNRVDVLVTMGQRGKVSTPITKIVLENILVLAAGPQVEKDNKKEKPAQVEVITLEVTPDEAERLALAVTEGNIQLALRNFTDSEDVITGGITIPTLLTSYRGKKKADRTPSKPQVLSVQLIKGGCVTELNFGKEGE, from the coding sequence ATGAAACCTGTACTTATGTTTAGCCTGGCAATAAGTATTGCCTTGTTTGTCGCCTTACTCAGTTACAGCCAATTACAAAAAAAGACAAAAGCGCAGACAAAACCTTCCAGCACCGTGCCAGTGGCAGTGGCAACACTCGATTTACCCTGGTGCACACCGCTTGACAAAAGTATGATAAAATTCGTACCGTTTTTAAAAGAAAGTTTGCCGGCAGGCTATTTTTCTGACCCTTCAGCCATAGAGGGAAGGGTCTTGCTCTACCCCGTAAAGGCAAATGAACCGATATTCGAGTCAAGGCTGGCACCGACTACGATCAAAACCGGCGGGGTAGCTGCGGTAGTTACCCCACAAAAGCGTGCAATGTCAGTAAAGGTCGATAAGGTAATAGGCATATCGGGCTTTATCCATCCCGGAAACCGGGTAGATGTACTCGTAACCATGGGACAGAGGGGAAAGGTTTCTACCCCGATAACCAAGATTGTGCTTGAAAATATCCTTGTTCTTGCTGCAGGCCCTCAGGTAGAAAAAGATAATAAAAAGGAGAAACCTGCCCAGGTAGAGGTGATTACCCTGGAAGTAACCCCTGATGAGGCAGAAAGGCTGGCTTTGGCAGTTACTGAGGGGAATATCCAGTTGGCGCTGAGAAATTTTACCGATAGTGAAGATGTAATCACGGGAGGCATTACAATACCCACGTTACTTACCTCTTACAGGGGAAAGAAAAAGGCGGACCGGACGCCATCAAAACCGCAGGTTTTATCTGTACAATTAATCAAGGGAGGCTGTGTAACCGAGTTGAACTTTGGAAAAGAAGGAGAGTAA
- a CDS encoding pilus assembly protein, with protein sequence MADRTTTHWYNRISFPVTLILVLIFSFQGWAGNPARVRVNTTQPRKLILTVRKSTIVRSQRPVKRVSLAAPEIADVTVLTPREIYITGKTPGLTNLTLWDENDRPSTIFDLEVLPDIDRLKEHLYEMFPREENIRVTATNESITLSGTVSSTTNISQVIELAQSYAPVNREGKYLINNFLEVGGVHQVMLEVRVSEMSRTLIKRLGVNFNFLSGSGRQFGISILDNLARIPPGTPPAATLNTADSINLIFRFMSGGATWTMFIDALKENGLLKILAEPTLITLSGKTAYFLAGGEFPVPVPQSGAGGGIPTITIYYKPFGVGLNFTPTVLSNNKINMQVAPEVSELDFTNTITLQGFTIPALTTRRVSTEIELAEGQSFAIAGLLNEEVRQTVTKFPLLGDIPVLGALFRSNEFRKNETELVIVVTPHLVKPIDLAKQTLPTDTYREPNDYEFYLLGRMEGRGKESSPGAASSPSILSNHGGLEGDFGHIRP encoded by the coding sequence ATGGCAGACCGGACCACAACGCATTGGTATAACAGGATCTCTTTTCCGGTAACTCTTATCCTCGTGCTTATTTTTTCCTTTCAAGGCTGGGCGGGCAACCCCGCAAGGGTGAGGGTCAATACTACGCAACCACGGAAGCTTATCCTGACGGTGCGAAAGTCTACCATCGTGAGAAGCCAGAGGCCGGTAAAGCGGGTATCTCTGGCCGCCCCTGAGATAGCGGATGTTACGGTACTTACACCCAGGGAGATTTATATTACCGGAAAGACCCCCGGCCTGACGAATCTTACCTTATGGGATGAGAACGACAGACCCTCCACTATCTTTGACCTTGAGGTATTACCCGATATTGACCGGTTGAAAGAACACCTTTACGAGATGTTTCCCCGCGAAGAAAATATACGGGTAACCGCTACGAACGAGAGTATTACTCTTTCAGGCACTGTTTCCAGTACAACAAATATCTCTCAGGTGATCGAGCTTGCTCAGTCATACGCGCCGGTAAACAGAGAGGGAAAATATCTGATTAACAACTTTCTTGAGGTAGGAGGCGTTCATCAGGTAATGCTCGAGGTCCGCGTATCCGAGATGTCCCGCACCCTCATTAAGAGATTAGGGGTAAATTTTAACTTTTTGAGTGGCAGCGGAAGGCAGTTTGGGATATCGATCCTCGATAACCTCGCAAGGATACCGCCCGGCACTCCCCCGGCAGCAACATTAAACACCGCAGATAGTATTAACCTTATCTTCCGTTTTATGTCAGGCGGCGCTACCTGGACGATGTTTATTGACGCCTTAAAGGAAAATGGCCTGTTAAAGATCCTGGCAGAGCCGACACTCATTACCTTAAGCGGGAAAACGGCTTATTTCCTCGCCGGCGGTGAATTCCCCGTTCCTGTTCCTCAGTCAGGGGCAGGCGGAGGAATCCCGACAATTACCATTTATTATAAACCGTTCGGGGTCGGACTCAACTTCACCCCCACCGTATTAAGTAACAATAAGATTAACATGCAGGTAGCCCCGGAGGTATCTGAACTGGATTTTACCAATACCATTACCCTTCAGGGTTTTACCATACCGGCATTGACGACCAGACGTGTATCAACAGAAATAGAACTTGCGGAAGGGCAAAGCTTTGCTATTGCCGGTCTGCTCAATGAAGAAGTCAGACAAACAGTAACGAAATTTCCTCTTTTAGGTGATATTCCGGTTTTAGGCGCCCTGTTCAGGAGCAATGAATTTCGGAAAAATGAGACAGAGCTCGTTATTGTCGTTACCCCGCATCTGGTAAAACCAATTGATCTGGCAAAACAAACACTGCCCACAGACACGTATAGAGAACCAAATGATTATGAGTTTTATCTCCTCGGAAGGATGGAAGGGAGAGGAAAGGAATCATCCCCGGGCGCCGCATCTTCACCTTCAATCTTGAGTAATCATGGAGGATTAGAAGGAGATTTTGGGCATATAAGACCTTAG
- a CDS encoding lipoprotein, with the protein MIKKYLVLISLAGMSLVSCATSRVEKDYGNSFQLVKSNQILNPEAGKNLDPVHGLDGHAALIVMEKYRKGFEIRSAPPMYPIGVTIGQTSTR; encoded by the coding sequence ATGATAAAAAAATACCTTGTTTTAATAAGTTTAGCAGGTATGTCTTTGGTAAGCTGCGCTACAAGCCGGGTGGAAAAGGATTATGGGAACTCATTTCAGCTTGTCAAATCCAATCAGATATTGAACCCTGAAGCCGGGAAAAATCTGGATCCAGTGCATGGACTCGACGGCCATGCTGCCCTGATAGTCATGGAAAAATACCGGAAAGGTTTTGAGATACGTTCAGCGCCGCCTATGTATCCTATAGGTGTTACTATTGGCCAAACCAGTACAAGATAG
- a CDS encoding pilus assembly protein, whose translation MKKFRDQKGVAAVEFAIILPVLIFLIFGIIEFSLLLYDKQVITNASREGARAGIVWKEDRVSADEIIAIVNNYCSNYLITFGTNNPPTTTPEWTGEESGDELTVTVTYDYDFLVLPNFIAGLTGGRTLSAVTVMRME comes from the coding sequence ATGAAGAAATTCAGAGACCAAAAAGGGGTAGCCGCTGTAGAGTTTGCCATTATTTTGCCGGTATTGATCTTCCTTATTTTTGGGATTATCGAATTCAGTTTACTCTTATATGATAAACAGGTAATCACCAATGCGAGCAGAGAAGGGGCGCGCGCCGGAATAGTATGGAAAGAGGACCGGGTATCAGCCGATGAAATCATAGCTATCGTAAATAATTATTGCTCGAACTATCTTATTACCTTTGGAACTAACAACCCACCAACGACCACCCCCGAATGGACCGGCGAGGAATCCGGAGATGAGCTTACCGTTACCGTAACATATGACTATGATTTTTTGGTTCTCCCTAATTTTATAGCTGGCCTTACCGGAGGACGAACCCTATCGGCAGTAACGGTAATGAGAATGGAATAA